In the Mauremys mutica isolate MM-2020 ecotype Southern chromosome 13, ASM2049712v1, whole genome shotgun sequence genome, one interval contains:
- the ZNF217 gene encoding zinc finger protein 217 produces MPTQPLLVYMEGPDGIASTVGAQMANNDASMPIKGTNTISYKNVQEKFLMQAEGCIPSDCMFCDQTFKHPEELGKHVLTQHRPTLCEPAVLRVEAEYLSPLDKCQVRTDLPSPENNEKDNEEFSCEVCGQTFDEAFDVETHMKKHKDSFTYWCNVCGRRFKEPWFLKNHMRTHTGKPGSRNKLQQGSESPVTINEVIQEHVTEIVTSPYKICMVCGFLFLNKENLIEHSKVHTKESASNGDSSQVTDGANKGGVAQREEFLQFLNLRPNVTPEKSKSEKPVKWIAELDPFNTYQAWQLATKGKVAIGHGQIKEPGQEGSTDNDDSSSDKEELGEIWNTHKGSQVSQTENTGKSKVNKNSSCPGNGTLSQDKLKHPNGEVSSMEMDPKLSQNKEKPTHCSECGKAFRTYHQLVLHSRVHKRDRRTDAETSATSRTCCADLIVTLHENGVVDRTEGGSEDGSEDGLPDTLHLDKNEDGLERARVKNLGASRECSYCGKYFRSNYYLNIHLRTHTGEKPYKCEFCEYAAAQKTSLRYHLERHHKEKQADVATDVKSDSKVLLQSQEMDLLSATDGAQEFKNLKRFIDGAKDAKGCSPVKQQKEIFSSFESILSGPVILTMKNDTQDSKKGAFGNSSNQMNENSDAPYLEKLKAEEELMESQATDPIDKKERNALVTLEGDDIQLIGALKDKNNMEEMRESAEKCANKHIVGSQEKPLNLCTGTVQECSVISTARGLLATSTCPFCTYRTFYPEVLMIHQRLMHKYNPDTVNKNGYRNKALAKARRTGCPPALLGKDVLPLSLNPNKSKASLSMQPKQLHTEKTKQCPPLQSKVPVFSMVDSSSSAPSNLKSYKPQSIGAQASSSRQPQQDLHSNPSISSVMDRVKKGEPKAKTLNISASQPDVVSSSINSAYDSPLNESAWFSNRGREYLCNRSAGHINLEFGEPSSKRVKPNLLALEHIDSARVNYRRYDMSRSRVANRYANLLPQECSHAKPASSVLPTKQGLLNSDEVDSRNVLTILKTYEPYSPGPLYGSFGPSTGQATSSPIEGKRPVSYQHLSNSMLQKRSYESFIGNARFRPNDKKT; encoded by the exons ATGCCAACTCAACCTCTTTTAGTATATATGGAAGGACCAGATGGGATAGCCAGTACTGTTGGTGCTCAGATGGCGAATAATGATGCCTCGATGCCGATAAAAGGGACCAACACAATTTCTTACAAAAACGTGCAAGAAAAGTTCTTGATGCAAGCGGAGGGGTGTATACCTTCGGATTGCATGTTTTGTGATCAGACTTTTAAACATCCTGAAGAACTTGGTAAGCATGTCTTAACTCAACATAGACCAACGCTTTGTGAACCAGCAGTTCTGCGTGTTGAAGCAGAATATCTTAGTCCTCTTGATAAATGTCAAGTTAGAACAGACTTGCCATCACCAGAAAACAATGAAAAGGACAATGAAGAATTTAGCTGTGAAGTTTGTGGGCAAACATTTGATGAAGCTTTTGATGTTGAGACTCACATGAAAAAGCATAAGGACTCTTTCACATATTGGTGTAATGTATGTGGAAGAAGATTTAAAGAGCCTTGGTTCCTCAAAAATCACATGAGAACGCATACTGGTAAACCTGGTTCAAGAAATAAGCTTCAACAAGGTTCTGAAAGCCCAGTAACAATAAATGAGGTGATACAGGAGCATGTAACTGAAATTGTAACATCACCGTACAAAATCTGCATGGTTTGTGGTTTTCTATTTCTCAATAAAGAGAACTTAATTGAGCACAGTAAAGTGCACACCAAAGAGTCAGCATCCAATGGTGATAGCTCACAAGTCACTGATGGAGCTAATAAAGGAGGAGTGGCTCAGAGAGAAGAATTTCTGCAATTTTTGAACTTAAGACCAAATGTGACTCCAGAAAAGAGTAAATCAGAAAAACCTGTGAAATGGATAGCTGAACTGGATCCGTTCAATACATATCAAGCATGGCAGCTTGCAACCAAAGGTAAAGTTGCTATTGGCCATGGACAGATTAAAGAACCAGGGCAAGAAGGAAGTACAGACAATGATGATTCATCATCTGATAAAGAAGAGCTTGGTGAAATTTGGAATACACATAAAGGTAGCCAGGTTAGTCAGACTGAAAATACTGGGAAGTCAAAGGTAAATAAAAATAGCAGTTGTCCAGGAAATGGTACCCTGTCTCAAGACAAACTGAAACATCCCAATGGTGAAGTGTCTTCTATGGAGATGGATCCTAAATTGtcacaaaacaaagagaaaccaACACACTGCTCAGAGTGTGGCAAAGCCTTTAGAACATACCACCAGCTAGTTCTTCATTCAAGAGTACATAAGAGAGATAGGAGGACTGATGCAGAGACTTCAGCCACTTCTAGAACATGCTGTGCAGACTTAATTGTAACCCTACATGAAAATGGAGTAGTAGACCGAACAGAGGGAGGCTCTGAAGATGGATCTGAAGATGGACTACCAGACACACTTCATTTGG ATAAAAATGAAGATGGCTTGGAAAGAGCAAGAGTTAAAAACCTTGGGGCGTCCAGAGAATGCAGCTATTGTGGAAAATATTTCCGCTCAAATTATTACCTCAATATTCATCTCAGAACTCATACAG GTGAAAAACCATACAAATGTGAATTTTGTGAGTatgcagcagcccagaaaacATCATTGAGGTATCACTTAGAGAGGCATCACAAGGAGAAGCAGGCCGATGTTGCAACAGATGTGAAAAGTGACAGCAAAGTTTTGTTGCAGAGTCAGGAGATGGACCTCCTATCAGCCACTGATGGTGCTCAAGAATTCAAAAACTTGAAAAGGTTTATTGATGGTGCCAAAGATGCAAAGGGCTGCTCACCTGTAAAGCAACAAAAAgagatattttcttcctttgagaGCATATTGAGTGGTCCAGTCATCTTGACCATGAAAAATGATACTCAGGACTCGAAGAAGGGTGCATTTGGTAATAGCTCAAATCAAATGAATGAGAACTCAGATGCTCCTTACCTGGAAAAGCTAAAAGCAGAGGAAGAATTAATGGAATCGCAGGCAACTGATCCCATTgataaaaaagagagaaatgctTTAGTGACATTGGAAGGAGATGATATCCAGTTGATTGGTGCCTTAAAGGACAAAAATAACATGGAAGAAATGAGAGAGAGCGCCGAAAAATGTGCAAACAAGCACATAGTGGGCTCTCAAGAAAAGCCGTTAAATTTATGTACTGGGACAGTGCAAGAATGTTCAGTGATCTCAACTGCTAGAGGCTTGTTAGCAACCAGCACCTGCCCATTTTGTACTTATAGAACATTTTATCCAGAAGTCCTAATGATACACCAGAGGTTGATGCATAAATACAATCCTGACACTGTTAACAAAAATGGTTACAGAAACAAGGCTTTGGCTAAAGCCAGGCGTACTGGATGCCCACCAGCTCTTCTTGGTAAAGATGTGCTTCCCCTGTCTCTTAACCCTAATAAAAGTAAGGCTTCCCTATCTATGCAACCAAAACAGTTGCATACAGAGAAGACTAAACAGTGTCCCCCTCTACAGAGCAAAGTCCCTGTTTTTTCAATGGTAGATTCCAGCAGTTCAGCACCAAGTAACTTGAAGTCTTACAAACCACAAAGCATTGGAGCTCAGGCGAGTAGCTCTCGGCAACCACAGCAAGATTTGCACTCAAATCCTAGCATTTCTTCAGTAATGGATAGAGTAAAAAAAGGTGAACCTAAAGCAAAAACTCTAAATATATCAGCTTCTCAACCTGATGTAGTCAGTAGCAGTATCAATAGCGCCTATGATTCTCCCCTTAATGAATCTGCCTGGTTCAGTAATCGAGGAAGAGAATATCTCTGCAATAGATCTGCGGGTCACATAAACTTAGAATTTGGTGAACCATCTTCTAAAAGAGTGAAACCTAACCTGTTAGCTCTTGAACACATTGACTCTGCAAGAGTTAATTACAGAAGATATGACATGAGCAGATCTCGTGTTGCAAACAGATATGCAAATCTGTTACCTCAGGAATGTTCACATGCCAAACCTGCATCCTCTGTTTTGCCAACCAAACAAGGGCTTCTGAATTCAGATGAAGTCGATTCTCGAAATGTACTGACTATTCTGAAAACCTATGAGCCGTATAGCCCTGGACCACTTTATGGTTCTTTTGGACCTAGCACTGGCCAAGCAACCAGCTCTCCAATAGAAG